The DNA window TCGCAAGGCAATGACGTGGCTGTGACTCAATTCTTCTATAACAGCCAAGGCCAGCAAGTGAAGCAAGTGGACCCGGATGGCATCGTGACCTTGATGACTTACAACGCCAAAGGTGAACCAGAATGTCAGGCTATCAGTGCCAGCCGGGGTGATACCATCAACTATTTGCAGGACCAGATCACCAAGACCACCACCGATGTGTTCACGGATAATGTGCTTGGGCTGGTGCGGCGCACCGAGACCAGTGTCTGGCTAACCGATAACGCCAACACTGAAACGGTAACCCAAACCACTGATACCACGCCCGATGGCAACTACTCGCGAACCACTAGCTTTGGGCGCACCTACGAGACTGTGGTGCAACGGGACAACGGCTATCGTTACGTGACCAGCCGACTGGTGAACGGACCTTATACGGTCAGCACCTATCAAGGGGATGAGTTGCTTTCCACGATGAACTTTGACGCCGATACCAATGGCTTGGGCGGGACAAGCTTCGAGTACGATATGTTTGGCCGTCAACGTGCGGTGACTGATGCACGGGTTAGTACGGTAGCCACCAACGGCTTCAATGAAGCTGACCAGGTCTTTGCAACGAGCGTTAAGCCAGTAATTGGCACCGGACAATTGACGCAGTACGGGTTGGATGGCATGGGGCGAGTGATGCACCAAGTGTTACCGGATAACGGCGTAGTGACTAATCTGTATAACATCAAGGGACAATTGCTAACGAACTTTGGCGCACGAACCTATCCCGTGTCGTATGCCTTTGACGAGCAGGGACGGCCGCGCAGTCTGACCACTACTGGGGCGGCTGGAACTGCTACGACTTTATGGGACTATGATCCGGTGCTGGGCGTGATGACTAACAAATTCTACGCCACGACCAACCAAGGTCCGGCTTATACCTACAGTCGTGCGGGACGCCCCACAGCCCGTACTTGGGCACGTGGAATCACTACAACCTATGCCACTAATGCCGCCGGACAAGTGACCGGCATCAATTATAGCGGTGGAGCCTCAAATGTGGCGCTGACGCTGGACCGCAAAGGGAAGGTGAAAACGGTGGTGCAGGGCAGCATGACCACCACCATCGTTTACAATGATGCCGGGCAGGTCTTGACGGAAAGCTATAGCGGGGGGATTTTAGACGGCGTGACGGTTACCAATAGCCTGAATTCATTGCAGCAACGTGAAGCGCTGGGCGTAACAGTCAGTGGCAGCAGCGTCTATGGCATGGGTTTTGGCTATGATTCAGCATTGCGGCTGTCGAGTGTGACTTACGAGAATCTCACTGCTGACTACACTTATTGGACCAATTCTTCGCTGGTCAGTAGCATTGTCTTCAAGTCGAACGATTTGTTGCGCCTGACCATCAGCAAAAATTTCGATGCATTAAATCGGCTCTATAGCGTCAGTGCCGTGGACCAGAATAATGTTACGCTCAGTGCATTCGCCTACACATACAATTCAGCCAACCAACGCACCCGGATTGATATCGCCGGTTCAAGTTATAACAATCCCAGCTATTGGCAGATTAACTACGATGCTTTGGGGCAAGTGATTGCTGGATTGCGTAAATGGACCAATGATGTGGCGGTAAGTGGCCAGCAGTTTGAATACACGTTCGACAGCATTGGCAACCGGCTAACCTCGAAACGCAATGGCCGACAATCGGCTTACGGCTCCAATCTGCTCAATCAAATCACCAGCCTTGCAGTGCCCAGTTACTTGAGCCTGTTGGGTACGGCTGATTCCAATGCTACGGTGACGGTCAACCTTCAGGGAACAGAACGGCTTGGTGAATACTTTCACGTCGAACTGCCGGTCAACAATAGTAGCAACGGTATCTGGTTTTCTTTGACGAATATAGCGGTGTTGAATCGGGGAACCAACACGGATTTGATTGCAGCGACAACTGGGCATGTTTACTTAGCTAAGTCTTCCGAAATTGTGCTGCATGATCTAGATGGAAACCTGACAAATGATGGAACTTGGCATTTTACGTGGAATGCTGAGAATCGCCTGATTGCAGCCGAAACAACTCTTGCTGCTGAGAATGCGGGACATCCAAGGCAAAAACTGGAATTGGTTTACGATTGGCGGAGCCGGCGCATGGGGAAAATTGTTTACAAGTGGACTGGCTCATGGACGATGGATTATCAACGCAAGTATATTTACGACAATTGGAACCTGCTGGTGGAACTGGACGACAATAATCAAGTGGTGCGCAGTTATGTGTGGGGCAATGATCTCAGCGGTTCCATACCAGGTTCAGGTGGGGTGAGTGGTTTATTGATGGTGAACGATAGTGAAGGTGGTTCCCATTTTGTTGTGCATGATGGTAATGGCAATGTGGCTCTACTAGTTAATACGGCTGACAGCTCTATTTCTGCGGTTTATGAACATGGTCCGTTCGGAGAGTTAATTCGCGCCACTGGACCCATGGCCTTTCGCAATCCCTTCCGGTTCTCCACGAAATACATGGATAATGAGACGGGGCTATACTATTTCGGCTTCCGATATTATGACCCGACCAAGGGAATGTGGCTGTCCAGAGATCCATTATCCGAGAAAGGAGGGGAGAATCTTTATGCATTTCTTTCGAATGATCCGGTTAGCAAATCAGAATTTCTTGGACTCGGAGCAAATGATCCACCAATTAGCATGATTGTAGAACCCAATGGGTCTGCAATGGCAAAATATTCAAATGTGCCGTTTGAATGGCATCATCCTATCACTTGGAATAATACTACTCGGAATTTTCAAACGCATGCTTTAGTTAAACGCGCCTGCTACAATTTAAAGACCGAGCAAAAACTGATCGCTCTTGGTGGACATGCTGGTCCTCATGCAGACGAAATATACCACAATGAAGTTGAACGCCGTTTATCAAGTAAGTGGCGTGAACTGGGGCCTAAATGTACCGAAGTTGAAGCGCGAGTTGGCTTAGAGGAAGTTATTGATGGTGTACTAGAAGATATTCGTAATGGAAAACTTAAGCTTTATAGGGATAAAGCGGTGTTTGAGATACCTGACAACATCTCGTTCAAGCGACCAGATGGTTACGGATATGTACGGCGTAATGTTGCTGCTTCAAAAAATGTTCAAGCTGCTGCAGGAAAGGTCGCAGTAGTTGTTAACATCGTAGAACACGTTAAGGCTATTATCTTCTTCGCGAGTCATAGGCATGTCAGGTATGATTGGCAAAATGATATCTTCATTGATCTTGACGATGGTTCCACATACGATGGTGACGGTCATTACATCGGAACCTCATGGGAACACATATACTAAAACCATTAATTATATGTCAAAACCGTTTTATTTATTAAAGTATTTGTCCCATTCTGAATCTTATCGTCTTGCTATAGACTATTCGCTTGAAGAGGTTGTTGACCCGCTCAAATTTCTGTACGATAAAATATCGCCAGAGGTGTTTTTTAAGAACTTCCAGTTTTCATATGGCAGTGGAAGCGTTTTTCAGGACGGTATAGTAAACGATATTGGATGGTA is part of the Verrucomicrobiota bacterium genome and encodes:
- a CDS encoding RHS repeat-associated core domain-containing protein, with product MKLFHLIFIAVGLWLASIGSTLQAQCLRCLGVTYASVEATNAYPPYGFTGYQGTNLYHRQVITEIPLGWKWTNLVSMHDLFQDRQVYLAPDNCVPGTMEWTVYLHANLGTTDVATASVQNDTSVLWTDTMTYDNPILEHSGSTHLDAWGTLILAIVKANNNSVDGTNQLTFTPESFQNILTERWLTPSVSEATGQLQFTNYDYGWTTNIISNTRMVLTYTFEGIPMIEQTWELFEKDEGPRSLLELSQDFRWGTNTVYTNRTLFTYYPPANTKAWYHEVDQDTAWLCRVKYRFSYILPLDEDATLQWREITVPDVGGAPQIVNKSLKVRGTGKLQQTGEMYIEPPQNPGIAYLELPKSGCDGNLCGFGNGEVGAFGSGGTGIEILMSLGRGRDGSCPGLLSIQGELPGLAMTGSSSVAILAGPEVTTSTVDGNQLIAAPDGVAVISDLPPNNGVQSFQISFYAGANASNYGSVTARVWTFSDNGSSDQFIIDDGNGNTSSYEWSPSDQSLSLTAGGGLKRTTERWPDTNTRSYHVNNGNAPVFIQTNLYRGLYGPGGAFMRMRIQTLVGSAEKSQVTQWVYNENTNSPQFGLVMTNIQPDGSWTKYQYDSAGRVTQEISSFMNASLSAATNQCRVKVYDYTAPASAPDVYFMDTDTPRLTIEYVLGPEVSRQYTIFTGTERLDIQCVTANTNWDAPSNLITTNRYYSRTGGWGTLTIKPNGTEQLSESGIDINGQRYDFTAQGEPDSTGTNVLNGTQTTVEYNERGDVARRYSKMVSGYSSPLTLSDEYYFYQDTNYPHRLTLMTNAVTQLYRANAYTTCCLLLNTRDEEGVYTYNIYDALNRQCGSGRSGITNYQLMDAYGNVTNEVRVGRDGSAMVTRQAFYDLSGRLTLEYNALNQPTSYGEYAANGYYIRATTNAEGGTQIQAFYPDGQLASVTGTAVTQPQRYEYGVANNGLYTKVIKLDAQGNDTPETTTTYTDMLGRTIKISQGNDVAVTQFFYNSQGQQVKQVDPDGIVTLMTYNAKGEPECQAISASRGDTINYLQDQITKTTTDVFTDNVLGLVRRTETSVWLTDNANTETVTQTTDTTPDGNYSRTTSFGRTYETVVQRDNGYRYVTSRLVNGPYTVSTYQGDELLSTMNFDADTNGLGGTSFEYDMFGRQRAVTDARVSTVATNGFNEADQVFATSVKPVIGTGQLTQYGLDGMGRVMHQVLPDNGVVTNLYNIKGQLLTNFGARTYPVSYAFDEQGRPRSLTTTGAAGTATTLWDYDPVLGVMTNKFYATTNQGPAYTYSRAGRPTARTWARGITTTYATNAAGQVTGINYSGGASNVALTLDRKGKVKTVVQGSMTTTIVYNDAGQVLTESYSGGILDGVTVTNSLNSLQQREALGVTVSGSSVYGMGFGYDSALRLSSVTYENLTADYTYWTNSSLVSSIVFKSNDLLRLTISKNFDALNRLYSVSAVDQNNVTLSAFAYTYNSANQRTRIDIAGSSYNNPSYWQINYDALGQVIAGLRKWTNDVAVSGQQFEYTFDSIGNRLTSKRNGRQSAYGSNLLNQITSLAVPSYLSLLGTADSNATVTVNLQGTERLGEYFHVELPVNNSSNGIWFSLTNIAVLNRGTNTDLIAATTGHVYLAKSSEIVLHDLDGNLTNDGTWHFTWNAENRLIAAETTLAAENAGHPRQKLELVYDWRSRRMGKIVYKWTGSWTMDYQRKYIYDNWNLLVELDDNNQVVRSYVWGNDLSGSIPGSGGVSGLLMVNDSEGGSHFVVHDGNGNVALLVNTADSSISAVYEHGPFGELIRATGPMAFRNPFRFSTKYMDNETGLYYFGFRYYDPTKGMWLSRDPLSEKGGENLYAFLSNDPVSKSEFLGLGANDPPISMIVEPNGSAMAKYSNVPFEWHHPITWNNTTRNFQTHALVKRACYNLKTEQKLIALGGHAGPHADEIYHNEVERRLSSKWRELGPKCTEVEARVGLEEVIDGVLEDIRNGKLKLYRDKAVFEIPDNISFKRPDGYGYVRRNVAASKNVQAAAGKVAVVVNIVEHVKAIIFFASHRHVRYDWQNDIFIDLDDGSTYDGDGHYIGTSWEHIY